atgaggtcaaaggtcaaaggtcaaaaggtcaagtaaaaatattaaaacttttttttttctccataccttggaaaattgttcaaggtatcttcatggaacatagtatatacatatactgactggaagtgattatctagagaatgtaaagttcatggggtcaaaggtcaggggtcaaaggtcaagtgcaacacttcaaaattttactatttccctcctatcatgcaatgccagcagggttatttttttttacacttggtgtatgcatacatgtttaacccaatagaaattctctggaaagttttttttttcttcttttttgcctcaaaggtcaaaaggtcaaagatcaagtgaaagtgctgaactaactttttcctccatatctcggaagtggctcaagttatcttgaaacttagtacatattatgcatgttctacctgaaagtgattatcttatgaattttagggtcaagggccagatgaaaatggtaacaatttactattcaattcagaaattgcactttttctccacacctgtaccttgaaaattactcaatgcctaaatgtatgaatgggtcaaagtcgagttaaagtccttaaatccctagatacatgctctcctattcatccaattaaacctaggtcaaggaaggtgaacattcaacacatttgtgacaaacttgtcatttcaatattttgccaattttgtgaaaatgtaatcacacattgtccacatgtactatctagacctattgggaaaatcatgcattatggcggaggcataccagtcgccaaagcgacatttctagtttttttttttttatgggactGAAATATCAATGTTTCTATAGGCTCAGGACAGGAacgagcatttttttttttttttttttttttttttttttttttttttttttatcacatacaATGAATGTTAATGTTTAACACTGGTGACAGTCCAAGACACTGACAATCACCGTTGGGccagtaacttttcaggaaatgcCAAATTTAATGGTCAGACGTGACCGAttgttggtaaaaaaaaaagaacaggacCAGTGAATTTTAGGTTCAAACCAGTAAAACTTGTTATCTACTGGTATGACCAGTTGAAAAAATGGGTTGTTGTGCAGCCCTGTGTATGTGCTTATGCTTCAAGGCTGATAATATGTGATGCGAAGGTCAAATTCCAGGGTAGACATCtgaaatatgtttgtatgtgagATAATTCCAGCAGCTTTTCATGTCACCAAACTTGTTCAAGTAGACTGATGAGGCACTCACAGACCGAGAAATTTTAATGAAGGTCATGGCAGTGTCTACAGACTTATATTCCAGGCTTTGCTCAGGGTGACAGTGACACATATTTTCTCCAAGTAAGAATTGACCATTCTGCTGCATTGCATAATTTAAACATACCAATTATAAGACAGAATGGGTCGACAGAACTATGACATTTGATGCACAGACATTACTAAGTAGCCTTTTAATAGTCTAGAAAGTTTTACATCAGgctatttatttatttcgttAATGATGATGCTTtgatgtagactagcaaatttGATTGGAGACAAAACGCATTAGAATGAGTTCAAaggtcattgaagtctgaaattGCTTCACACATTGGCAATCACTCAAGATAAGAGCAGTATTTTTAACTGTTTTACATGCCGTGAGACAGTCTTACAGCTAAGTTTGTGGTATATTTATTGAGGACAGAATGATTCATACCTTGCTACTTATACACCCCCTCAAAATAGTGGTTAGATCAAGGATAGCATGTGGTAGCCAGTGTCAAGGAATAGGATCTTATAACATGGTTTCATGCAATCGTGGCGACATTTGCTCTTTCCTGCCAGTGACAATTTAAAAGAGTGATGTTCTGGTGCTCAGTAAGGCATTATGATTTAGAATAACTTCAATCACAATACACAGTATTTGCTATCTTGTTGCAGCATGTTGAATCTTTGCTGTTTCCTGTTTCCTATCATAGGCCATCCATGCCAAGATCTTGTCTCTGAACTTCCGTGACTGTCATGCTAAGATCAGGCAAGTGGACAGTCATGGCACAGTAGGGGATGGTGTTGTTGTGCAGGTAAGTTCAGGAATCATTGCTGGTATGGTATTTATAGATTTACGATATGctgaagttattttttttttttttaattcaaatgatAACAGCAGTAGTTGAGAAATAGCAATAAGCAACAATTTAGAACATATTTCAGTTCGATGGTTCTATCCAATGGTAATTTATTATTGCATTTTGTGACAgggatttttttgtgtgtgcctgaaatttgcaaaatatttttatgATCCAGTGTCATGCTTATACTCAGTAGTGGCAAGCAACTTTAGTAGAGACCAGACTGTAGAGACGTATCTGTTTCTCTCAGTTTTCACGCCATGAATGTTTCTAGTTTGTTGAAGACATAATGGCGTTGGTGAGTAAGGCGACTTTGAAGGAGATTCTTTGCCCTGCCATCAACAGGTCACTGGTGAGCTGTCGAATAACGGAGAGCCCATGCGTCGCTTCATGCAGACATTTGTGCTGGCGCCCCAGGCTGCCAAGAAGTACTTTGTCCGCAATGACATCTTCCGCTACCAGGATGAAGTCTTTCAGGACGAGGAGACTGAGAGTGAGCCCGAGATTGGTGTTGATTGTAAGTGTGCATCATGTTTGCTCTTGTAATATTTGTTGTCTTCAGAGCGTAGTGCTGTTATAATTGGGCTAGGTGTCTTGAAGCCATTTATAGGCTTTTCAGTTGTACTCGGTAGGTTGTAGACCGGGaatattcatttgtttgaaatgaaaggagaaaaaaagaatatagaaaTGTTGAAGTTTGTAGTTTCTTGCCATAATGGTCTGTAAAAGATTCAGTGGAGGTCACGTTGGAAGATATTTGATGATAATACTATGTAGGTATCTGCAGTCATTGGTTATTGAAGGTGGCTCATTCGGTAGTCTAATAAAATCGTGTGTTACCATGCTGCCCCCTCTAGTATGGGGCACAACAATCTATCTCTCAGATATACGTTTCCACATGTGTGGGGTCAAGCGTGTATATCATGCTGCAGGAATGAAGGAATGATTGGAGCAGTTGTCATGTCCACTTGCGTGATATCTTACCTATCATTTCTGGTTGACATTTGTGACTGTTGCAGGCGACTCTGATGGTGGTCGAGAAGAGATCAGGCTAGACCAGCAGCGGATTGCCACGCCAGAGCCGGCTGTCATCCCAAAGGAGCCTCCACAGGTGCCACCCCAGGCCACGGCTTACTACGAGCCACAGCCTCCAGTTCCTGTGAGGTAACGTCTAGTTTGTCATGTCAGTGGGTGTCTGTAATGCTCCTGTCTAGCCAGGAGTATGTGTCTCGGATACCCTGTCATGTACTTGTTTGCACATTTTCTCGTGTCCTTTCTGCTAGCTTATTGTTGGGGTATTTATTTACCTTttttgaggagggggggggggaatgggtgATGTCTGATTGCATGGAGGTTTGGGCCTGAAATGaatcccagaaaaaaaaaatggtgtctcGAAAATACAACATTCCATGTCTACAGTAATCTGATAGCCTCAGTGAGTGAATCAGTGTACACCATATGTTTGGCATTGGCCTGTTTGATTTATGGTTAGCATGATGCATGCAGGCAAGAGTGTTATTCGTATTCTTCTCTTTTCCTGCAGTTTTTAAGCATCTGACTGCCACACAAAATTGGTGTGGGGTCTGGCTGCGTGATAATGTCATGTTCTATTTTTAGATTGTGGGGACAGGGATTATGACCTTAAACTTAATccttgttgctgtttgtttttccttttttatatttttttagaATGTATATGAATGACTTCAGGCTTATGTATACCTGTACTTGTGCATGAATTTATCCACAGCAATGGATCTGCGCACCCGGATTCCCCTGAGGACACGCCCATCAAGACGGTGGCACCAGAGGTGGAGACCTTCACCCCCGAACCACAGGCTGAGATTGAAGACCCTGCACTTAGCCAGTCTGTGAGGGTGGCTTCACCGCCCCCCATGGAGAATCACCAAGCGGAGCCTGTTGAGCCGGAGAAGCCACTGATAGAGGAGCCAGTGGACAAGAGTGAGTCGAAAGAGATCATATTCATGTTAAATCTCCGGAGATGATGTTAAAAGCAGTGAGTTGTAGATTAGTTACTAAATGAGgaacacaaaagaaagaaataaaaaaaaaacctgtatcATTATGCCAGCCTTGATCTATTTCCTCAGTAAGTTATGCCATGCAGGGTATTGCCAATATGCACCTAGATAGTGAAGGATAGTAGTGTGCTTTATTTTCTGTGTAGCTTGAATTAATGGACATGCTATGGCACATCATTCTGATAGCCATCAAAGATTTGTGAAAAATCAAGCAGCAAATTTGCAGATGCTAACCTTGCATCATGCTGCTGATACTTTTGCACATATGGTGACATCTATGCTGATTTCATAGCAATCCACAGGAATCTAGCAGTTCCATAAgaattctcaaaattaaagtaaGTGTAATAGTGCCTGTCAGCTTCCGAGAGACATGCCTAACGATGTACACCTTAGATATCTAAGTGCTATGAAAGTGGTCACTTTTGCGTTCAAATATTTTTGccaatgaggaggtcacagacatttcaCACGATGTTTTCGCGGTTTGACACTGTTGCTTTCGTAAGTGCAATAATTCCTGTCTGTTCACTCTGCCACTTTACTTTATATGTATTTATTAGACATCTGACAGCACAAAGATACCAGTACATACCTTAGCAATCACGACTGGGCCAGAAGAAAACATACGCGGCCTCGCACGCCCGTATTTGCAATGCACTAATACACTCTGCTGTGCACATTGTGTGTGCCATGCACATGTACACGCGTACTGTATACTTACAGAAGTCACATGATTGGGGCTGCAGACATGTGACATGTGAATGCTGAAACTTACATGAGGTCTTCTACTAACTGGCTTGGTacaaaaacaatttcattttccaaataggaatacaaaattatgcaaGTTTATTGTCATGCTTGCTGTGTATAGGGGAAGTCTGGACTCAGTTTTTGTTCAGTTCCGTGATCCACAAGTTAATAAACACAACGCAGTGTTTCAGTTCTTAAAATATGAAGTCCAACACAAGGAGACACACTGAACTGTTTAAAATTCAGCAAAAATTGTTATTAAAAACAGATGGACTTTAAAGCGCTAAAGTGTCCCAAGAAGTGATGAAATTATTCATCCCAGTATGCCTCCTTTGCATCATTGTCCTTATAATAGCTTGTGATGACTTGAAGTCTCTGCAATAGCTTTCATGACCCTAAGTCGCATGGAAACCCTTCATGATTATGTCTTGATTTTACCGTAAAATGTCATGTACACACAACATTTGCTGGGCGTGAATGGGCTTGATGACTGAGTTGCGAAGGTCAATGGATTTGACCACATTGTTGATATTTCCTCCTTCTTCAGTGCCTTCAGCTACCTTCTTGGCATACCAGTTGGAAAAACAGTGCCTGCATCtccttttccacttttttttcggTGGCATCAAGGGGGTAGGAGTAATCACATACAGAAATTCTATCTCATACTGGCTTGTTGAGGAGTTCCTTGGTGTGGTGAGCATGGAAGACGTTAAAGATCAGGAGGGGTTATACATCAGCTGGCCAAACCATATTCTCTTTGGTCCGAGTAATGTACGGGAGGATAATTTTCTCAATGTACCGAATCGTACTGTCACTAGTACTCCAGTGACTTTCGGTATGCCAAATGTCCCAATCTTATAGGAATTCCACCGGTGGATCACATTGATCTTTCTTATCCTGGTAGATAATCTGAGGTGGTCAGGACTCTCCACTCAAAGAGCATGCTATGAGGGAGGTATTCTGCCACTTGTCATCGGATGCCCTGATAGGTACCTGCCTGTCTCCTTTTGGATTCATGATCCAAGATGTAGCTAGTGTGGATTGAACTGCTGTGTGGTCCCAATTTATTACCAGTTCAGCTGGTATGTTGAACTTGCGCACAAGGCGGCCAATTCTGCGGTGAAATCTTCTGGCAATCTCATCATTGTTCTCCGGATgagtttttatctttttatcccTTAGTACTTTTTTGTGTATCCCATTCTGTCAAGCACTGATCTGGTCCATGATTTATCAATTGTCACACTGCCCCCATGTTCACTGAGGACAGGAGGCTTAGCTGTTTGAAGCAGACCTGTAGTGCCAGCTAGAACTAGTTTGTTGCTCACAATCTTCCATGTCTCCTCGCTGTGTTAATGAAATCCTTCACCTTGCCGTCCCATTCCTTTCCCAGCAGAAGTTTGTGTCCTCTGGCACTTTGGGCCAGGGATTCAGGAATATCACTAGACGCAATTGCCTTCAAATATGCATCCTTCATACCCCGGATGGTACTCTCTGAACAGAGCTCTTCAACTCTGTTGAAAACTTCCTCTGAGCAGCAGCTACTCCATTCGTGGCTGCATAGCATCCTACATTTGCTCAAAGTTCACTGCTATGCAGTCCATATGGACCATGCCATTTCTTACTAGGAGGCACAGATTCATTCAAAGATGTTGATAAAGAAGTTTCATTCAGAAAGACATTGACTTTCTTATTTGCAACTCGTGTGACTGTTTGAAATGTCATTAAGTTTTGAGGCAAATTGGAGGTCACTCATTCAGTGGTTAAAAGTACGTGAGCAAGATTTTTGCTAAGAGTAGTTGGtgataaattgtgattaaaacaACACTGAGCACTTTATGAATTAAATTTCTGAAAGAAAGGTGTAATGAATGGCACCCCTTGCACATGCTGTGAGAAACGCTAAGTAATAACATCTGTATTATGTCATCCCTGGTATTTTTTCCACTAGAGCCAATTAAATATACATTCAGAAAAACTAATTGTTTTATGCACACAGCATGCACACGCAACAACCAAGATCACTGCACTCTCTTGTGCCTTAGGTTTGTCAGTAAAAGGGGATGCGCGGAGCTTTAAACATACAAGCAGCGTATATTCAGCCAGCAATGGCCATGGTTTTGCTCAAGCTCAAAATGCACTAAATGCTGCAAAATGAGCACATTGTTGATTTTGCACTGCAAATTTAATGCAATCTAGATCAGGtagcaatatttttgtgtgttgtttaatTTGTGTCCCCGAAGTGATTTGAATAGCGTTTACAGTACTGGAAGCCATTGAATGCTTTAATTATGATCATATCAACAGTACAAATAATTTTGCAGTTCATGCCCATTTGCTCAACCAGAATGAAACTAGATTAAATACTGTTTGAAAGGGCACTTGTAAAATGAACATGTTTCAAATAAAGTCTgtgttatgaaatgaaatgtgtccCACCCCACCTTGTAAGAATGatgtttatttaaaaaaaaaaaaaatgtgttgtttgtttcttcagCGCCGAAAACCTTTTCTTGGGCGGACAGGGCCAGAGGACCCACTGCTCCCAGCACTGGTTTGGCCAGCAATCCCATGGCAGCACCGGTAACTATTTCTCCCTCTTGCATAATTGTCTTGCTTTTAAATTGTGCTACACCAGCAAGAGTTGTGCATGGTGAGAAAGATAACTCTGCAAGTAAAGTCATGTAAAGGAGTCCTGACAAGTTCTCTGGTTTGGCAGACCACTGTAAGGTTATGGCCAGCTACTAgagtatactgtacgagctgaaattttcgcgtacagatattttcgcgaattgctacttggaggacattttcacgtgttgttaatttcgcggttgcgagggtctaaacTGAACTTAGCTattcgcgcgttgttattttcgcggttcaaaggcgattggcgaaattcgcgaaaataaaaccactgcgaAAATTGCAGCTCGTACAGTACCCTGATAGCCATAAGTAGGATCAATGGTTGTTAACTATGttctatttttctattttgcttttttttaatgaaggtAATGGCATGTAGGAGCAACTTTGTATTGACTGTAGCAATTTACATGTGATTTCCTCATCACCCTATAAGATTATTGAAAACCCACGGATGGCAGAGTAGATTAGTGCATTGTTACTATGATTCTGGTGCTATTTTCCATTATCATTGGCAGAGCCAGGTTATTGCCCCAAAGGCAAGTGATCAGATTGGTGGTATGACCACCTTGACGAGGGAGCCACCTTCAAGAGCCAAGGAAGTCCTCCCCCAAAGAGAACCTAAGAAAGAGCGTCGCGGACCCCCGGGTGGCATGGGCGGTGGACCAGGTCCCGCTCCTGGCATGGGACCTGGGCTGGGCAGTGGCAGGAGAGGCTTTGAGGAGGGTCCTGACAAGGGAAGGGGACCATCCTCGAACCGCTACCCCGATAGTCATCAGCTGTTTGTGGGCAACTTGCCTCAAGACATCAATGATGAAGAGCTCAAggttttcttctcaggtgagaATTAACTTGCCCAGAAGAAACATAGTAGATGTTCACCAAGTAGGATTTTTCAACTGTGCTCAGATTTAAAGGGACtctacagtactggttgaggtggggattcatgttttgaacattcctaagtg
The nucleotide sequence above comes from Diadema setosum chromosome 5, eeDiaSeto1, whole genome shotgun sequence. Encoded proteins:
- the LOC140228286 gene encoding ras GTPase-activating protein-binding protein 2-like — its product is MVMATHPPAAPQPAPATTASTNPPNSAQGPNQAAPMNNVTPQSVGREFVRQYYTLLNKAPKHLHRFYTNASSFVHGGVDPDGSPEDPVYGQEAIHAKILSLNFRDCHAKIRQVDSHGTVGDGVVVQVTGELSNNGEPMRRFMQTFVLAPQAAKKYFVRNDIFRYQDEVFQDEETESEPEIGVDCDSDGGREEIRLDQQRIATPEPAVIPKEPPQVPPQATAYYEPQPPVPVSNGSAHPDSPEDTPIKTVAPEVETFTPEPQAEIEDPALSQSVRVASPPPMENHQAEPVEPEKPLIEEPVDKTPKTFSWADRARGPTAPSTGLASNPMAAPSQVIAPKASDQIGGMTTLTREPPSRAKEVLPQREPKKERRGPPGGMGGGPGPAPGMGPGLGSGRRGFEEGPDKGRGPSSNRYPDSHQLFVGNLPQDINDEELKVFFSEFGRVVEMRINRNSGPKLPYFGFIVFDDAEPVQNILALKKTKSILLRGEHRLNVEEKKARDMRPPRIPRGDTRPGSGGAPRGGSLGRGGGRGSAGGGVGKGGGGNRSYNPQR